TGCGTGTGAAATTATGGAGGGAGACAGAAGCGGTTCTCTTCACCCTTCCTGCCCTTATCCCATTACTCATTTTCTGGCTGGGGCCTTTGGGATACATTGTATATCTGAGTTTTACGGATTGGGACTTCATGAGTCCTGACAAATTATTCGTCGGTTTGGATAACTACAGCTACCTGCTAACCAATTCTGAATTTTACCGTTCATTGAAGGTTACGCTGTTGTTCGGTCTTGGAAGTGTCGTGCCTACGATTGTGGGCGGATTGGCGCTGGCCATGCTCATGAACAGCAAGATTAAGTCCTCCGGCCTGTTCCGGACGCTGCTATTCTCCCCTTGGGTGACCCCGACTGTCGCAGTCTCCATTGCGTGGTCATGGATTTTCGAACCTGAAGTGGGGCTGGCCAACCTGTTGCTTGGCTGGGTCGGCATATCCCCGATCGGCTGGCTGAAAGATCAGAACTGGGCACTGGTAGCTGTGCTCATCGTCACGCTGTGGAAATCGATTGGCTGGTCCATGGTATTTTACCTGGTTGCTTTGCGTAATCTGCCATCCGATCTGCTTGAAGCCGCATCGATTGATGGGGCAGGCAGCTGGGACAAGTTCAGAAGCATTACACTGCCGTTGATTTCACCCACCACGTTCTTCCTGTCCATCATCCTGACGATCCAGTCGCTTCAGGCTTATGACCAGATCAACGTGATGACGCAAGGGGGACCGGCGGGATCAACAAGAACACTGCTTTACATGTATTATCAATCTGCATTTGAGTCCTTCAATGTGGGCGAGGCTTCTTCCATCGCCGTCGTTATTATTCTGATCTGCGTTCTGCTGTCAGGAGTATCTTTCCTGCTCGGCCGACGCCTGGTGCACTACTGATGAACATGACCACTCTAAGCAACCAAACAAGAAAAGATAATCGTCGTGAGGAAGTGCAGAAACAGAAGGTCCCTCGTGCAGGAAAAGGATTTGCTACCGCACTCCGCTATCTGCTGCTTGCGCTGGTGAGTCTGACAATGGCATTTCCGTTCTACTGGATGGTCATTAGCGGGTTCAAAACGAATGACGAGATCTGGCAGTTCCCGCCAACCTTCTGGCCCGAAACGTTCCGTTGGAATAATTATGTGGATGCCTGGCAAGCTGCTCCGTTTGCCCGTTACATTCTGAACAGTACAGGGGTAGCGGCGGCGATCTGTCTGATCCAGGTCATTAACTCCAGCATGATGGCCTATGCACTTACCCATATGCGTTTTCGTATAAAAGGGGTACTCACCGGATTGATCCTGGTGGGCTACATGATACCGAGTACCGCCGTGTATTTGCCCAGTTATTTGGTGCTCAGCGAACTCAAATTACTGGATTCCTATACCGGACTGATTGTGTCCAACTGTGTCAGTGTGTTCTCCATCTTCCTGATCCGTCAGGCGTTCATGCAGGTGTCGCACGAACTGGTAGAAGCCGGACAATTGGATGGAGCGTCGCACTTCCGCATTCTGTGGACCATTATGACACCGCTGGTTCGTTCATCGTTTGCCGTGATGGTGTTGATTACATTCATTGACCAGTACAACAACTATTTCTGGCCGATGCTCATTACCAAAGACCCGAATCTGCAGCTGGTATCCGCAGGTCTGCGCAGCTTTTTCGTGGAGGGTGGAGCCTACGGTCTGGCATGGCCCCAGATCATGGCTGCCAGTGCCTTTACCATCGCACCGCTGCTTATCCTTTTCCTGTTTACCCAGAAAACGATCATGCAAAGTGTGAATATTACTGCCGGCGTGAACAAGAACTGATTTTCACAACATACTTTATATAGGAGGAATCAAAATGAAATTGGGTCAAGCGAGTATGAAATGGCGGAACAAATTAAAGCTCAGGTGGAGAGGGGGCATGTCGCTGGTACTGGCTGCAAGTTTCGCCCTGATCACCGCATGTGGTTCCTCAGCCGATAGCGGCACAGGGAAGGGTTCAGATGCAGCTGCTGCGAATGGAGCGGATTCTGCATCAAGTAGTCCGGTCGAGATTGAGTTCTGGTATGGTCTGGGTGGTAACCTGGGAGATAACATGAAGAAGACGATTGACGCCTTCAATGCATCCCAGAGCGACGTTGTTGTCAAAGGGATTGTACAAGCCGATTACACGGAGACGGAACAAAAACTGCAGGCAGCTATTGCCTCGAAAAAAGTACCCGCCGCTGTACTAAGCTCCAATATCGACTGGGCGCGCAAAGGGTACTATGCACCACTGGACGAGCTGATCGCTGCCGATCAGAGCTTTAACAAGGAAGATTACGTTCAGACCTTCCTGGAGCAGGGAAAAGTAGACGGCAAGCAGTATTTCTTACCAATGTACGGAACAACTCAGATCATGTATTACCGTATGGATGCGCTCAAAAAGAATAATATCGATCCTGCCACTCTGACGACGTGGGAGGCACTTGCTGAAGCGGCAGCGAAGATGAGCAAGCAGGAGAATGGCAAGACAACCTTCTATGGCTGGGAGCCGATGTGGGGTAGCGATAACATGATTGACGCCGTGCTGGGTAAAGGCGGGAAGATTCTGAGTGATGACGGCAAGACCGTAACGATCGATTCACCGGAATGGGTAGAGACGTGGGAACTGTTCCGCAAGTGGATTAATGAGGACAAGACCATGGGGATTCACTTTGGCGGACAAGGCTGGGAGTACTGGTACAAAACCATTGATGACGTGATGAAAAATAAAGCAGCCGGATACACAGGTTCCAGCGGTGACCAAGGAGATCTGGATTTCAGCATCGTTGCAGCCATGGAACAACCGGGCTGGGAAGGTGTAGGCCAAGGCAAACCTGTAGCGAGTGCAATCATGGCAGGTATACCGGCAGAAGCAAGTCCGGAACAGCAGCAAGCAGCTTATAAATGGTTGACGTATTTCTCGGAAACAGCGAATACAGCCGCGTGGTCCATGAACACAGGTTATATTGCAGTTCGTCAATCTGCTCAAGAAGATCCTGCTTTCAAAACGTTCAGTGAAGAGAATCCGCAAATTAAGGTTCCATTGCAGCAGGCTTCCCATGCTTCGGCTCCGTTTCAGGACCCGACCGGAGGCAAAATCAATGCTGCGCTGAAGGATGCAGCAGATCAGGTTCAGATTAATAACATTCCAGCCGCACAAGCGCTGAAAGAAGCCAAAGAAAAGGCTCAAAAAGAATTGGATCGCGTGAAATAACAAGGGAAACAAGCTTAACTTGGAGGAGCGGTGCAGTCATGTACCGCTTTTCTGACTTCTTAATTTAGCAGACAAGGAGCGTAACCGATGCCCGAATTAACGCTGGGGAACCTTTCGACCCCAATTGAGGCTATTTTATTTGACAAGGATGGGACATTGCTTGATTTTACAGCCATGTGGGGCTTCTGGACCGATTGTGTGATGGAGAACTTCCGGGAAGAGCTTGCTGCTCGTGCCCTTCAGTTCAACGCAGCAGAGATTCCTCATATATGGGGGACATTCCATGATGAGCAGGGTCGAATGAACGGTTATGATGTGCGAGGCCCCCTTGCCATGGGAACGATGGAGGAGGTCTACGCCGTATTAACTTGGCATGGCTATCGTGCAGGATTGAGCTGGGCGGAAGCGAAAATTATCGTGAGGGAATGTTTGCTACAGGCAGAATATGCAATGAATAAGGAGCGCCCTGCTCAGCCTCTCCCAGGTGTCCTTGCCTTTCTTGAGCAGTGTCGCAGCAAAGGACTGAAAATGGGCGTCGTCACAGCGGATGAGACCGAAAATGCCCTAAGTCATTTGAAGTGGATGGGGATTGACTCTTTTTTCACTGTAGTTGTAGGAACGGATCAGGTTGGACGGGGAAAACCGTTTCCTGACATGTTGTTGCTGGCGTGTGAGCGGCTGGGTATACCTGCTGCAAGAGCTGTCGTGATCGGCGATACGGATGGTGATATGGAGATGGCTCGTGCTGCGGGGGCTGCCTGGAAGATTGCTGTCGGTGACCCTGCTCATATCAAGCTCGCGGATCTTACGGTTCGTTCGTTTGATGAATTGCTGGAAGTCGAGGTAAACCGATGACGAGTCATTCGTATACCGGCTGGATACTGCTTGCCCTGGCGATTGGATTGGAGCTGAGCGGTACGATTCTGATGAGGGTATCGGATGGGTTTACCCGCTTATGGCCTTCCATTCTTATGTTTGCCTGTTATGGAGCGAGCTTTACCCTGTTGAATTTTGCTGTGAAGTATATGCCGCTGGGTGTTGCTTATGCCATCTGGTCAGGCGTAGGCATTACATTGATTGGGATCGTGGGACATTACTTTCTGGGAGAACGTCTGAAGGCGATGTCGATCGTCTGGATGGGCTTTATTCTGATTGGCATTATTGGACTGAAATGGAGTGATTCCTGATGGGAAATGAAAATAAACACGAACAACCGATCGTCAGCTTCCAGGTCATCACCGATACTCATGTAAGAGAGCAGGCCGATCATATCCATAACCGTCATCTGGAGAAAGCACTGGAAGACATCGCAACATATAGTCATGGCAGCAGTGGAATTATGCATGTGGGTGATGTGACTGATCGTGGACTGCCGCAAGAATACCAGGAGTTGCAGCGTATATTGGAGACTCACAGCGAATCACTGCCTGAAATACGTTACACTGTAGGCAATCATGATATCGGAGCCATTCTATGGGGAGATCCGCCGCTGAATTTGACCACCATGACCCAGCATGAGGTGGGCGAGGTATTAGGGCATTCAGGGGATATGGGCCAAGTCGAGGCTCATGATATTGAAAAACCACAGAATTCCATCTCAATTGAAGAGTTATGGCAGAAGCGGTTGAGCGATTTTACAGCAATCACAGGTATGAACGGATCGTATCACGACCACTGGATCGACGGTTATCATTATATCTTCCTGGGTACGGAGCAGCCTCATCCGAAAGATTGTGATATGTCTGCCGATCAACTGCAATGGCTGGAAACGAAACTATCGGAGCAAGCATTGCCGGAGCAGCCGATTTTTGTCTTTCTCCATCAACCACTGATGGATACTGTTGCGGGTTCCATGAAGGAACAGGGTTGGTATGGCGTGAATCAGGACGCAGCATTAAAGGCTGTGCTAAGTCGTTATCCTCAGGTCATCCTCTTCTCTGGGCACACCCATTGGCAATTAGAGGCTCGGCGCACCATGTACGAAGGTGGCGGACAGCTGCCAACGATGTTTAATGCTTCCTCTGTAGCTTATCTCTGGACGGATGAGGATGAGCATCTGGAGGGAAGTGAGAGTCTACATGTGGATGTGTACCGCGATCGGGTTGTCGTTAAGGGTCGTAATCATGTAACCGGGAGCTGGATTGAAGGTGCAGAATATACGGTTCATTATCCGGTAAAAGTAAACGGCGGTAATTGATCCATACATCGTGTAAGTTGATGGAATATCCAGGGCAGCAATAGAAGACTTCGCTCGTTAATTGAAGCGGAGTCTTTATTATTACTGCAAAAGTTCCACGTGAAACGTAGCGATGGCGGTTGATTTTGGGCAAACTTGTAAATGGGACCAGCTGGGATTTATACTCAAATTATTGGAAACGCGCCAGCCAGTACATACGAAAGGGCGTTGAAGCAATAGAAGGTCATTCTTTGTGTACGTTATTAAACAAACCTTGAGACAGAATTTCATCAGCTCAAAGTTACACCCAGATCTGAACAATACCAGTCGTAAACTGGAACTATCGATCAGTAGAGAGGATGTATGTGCGCATGAGGGAACTTCAAGTGAATACAAGATATGGCACGGTTCAAGGAGAGCTTCTGCATGGAGTGAATGTATGGAAAGGCATTCCTTATGCTAAACCACCCGTGGGTGAATTACGCTTTCAGGCTCCGG
Above is a window of Paenibacillus sp. E222 DNA encoding:
- a CDS encoding HAD family hydrolase; protein product: MPELTLGNLSTPIEAILFDKDGTLLDFTAMWGFWTDCVMENFREELAARALQFNAAEIPHIWGTFHDEQGRMNGYDVRGPLAMGTMEEVYAVLTWHGYRAGLSWAEAKIIVRECLLQAEYAMNKERPAQPLPGVLAFLEQCRSKGLKMGVVTADETENALSHLKWMGIDSFFTVVVGTDQVGRGKPFPDMLLLACERLGIPAARAVVIGDTDGDMEMARAAGAAWKIAVGDPAHIKLADLTVRSFDELLEVEVNR
- a CDS encoding carbohydrate ABC transporter permease, which codes for MRVKLWRETEAVLFTLPALIPLLIFWLGPLGYIVYLSFTDWDFMSPDKLFVGLDNYSYLLTNSEFYRSLKVTLLFGLGSVVPTIVGGLALAMLMNSKIKSSGLFRTLLFSPWVTPTVAVSIAWSWIFEPEVGLANLLLGWVGISPIGWLKDQNWALVAVLIVTLWKSIGWSMVFYLVALRNLPSDLLEAASIDGAGSWDKFRSITLPLISPTTFFLSIILTIQSLQAYDQINVMTQGGPAGSTRTLLYMYYQSAFESFNVGEASSIAVVIILICVLLSGVSFLLGRRLVHY
- a CDS encoding metallophosphoesterase gives rise to the protein MGNENKHEQPIVSFQVITDTHVREQADHIHNRHLEKALEDIATYSHGSSGIMHVGDVTDRGLPQEYQELQRILETHSESLPEIRYTVGNHDIGAILWGDPPLNLTTMTQHEVGEVLGHSGDMGQVEAHDIEKPQNSISIEELWQKRLSDFTAITGMNGSYHDHWIDGYHYIFLGTEQPHPKDCDMSADQLQWLETKLSEQALPEQPIFVFLHQPLMDTVAGSMKEQGWYGVNQDAALKAVLSRYPQVILFSGHTHWQLEARRTMYEGGGQLPTMFNASSVAYLWTDEDEHLEGSESLHVDVYRDRVVVKGRNHVTGSWIEGAEYTVHYPVKVNGGN
- a CDS encoding multidrug efflux SMR transporter; this translates as MTSHSYTGWILLALAIGLELSGTILMRVSDGFTRLWPSILMFACYGASFTLLNFAVKYMPLGVAYAIWSGVGITLIGIVGHYFLGERLKAMSIVWMGFILIGIIGLKWSDS
- a CDS encoding carbohydrate ABC transporter permease, whose translation is MNMTTLSNQTRKDNRREEVQKQKVPRAGKGFATALRYLLLALVSLTMAFPFYWMVISGFKTNDEIWQFPPTFWPETFRWNNYVDAWQAAPFARYILNSTGVAAAICLIQVINSSMMAYALTHMRFRIKGVLTGLILVGYMIPSTAVYLPSYLVLSELKLLDSYTGLIVSNCVSVFSIFLIRQAFMQVSHELVEAGQLDGASHFRILWTIMTPLVRSSFAVMVLITFIDQYNNYFWPMLITKDPNLQLVSAGLRSFFVEGGAYGLAWPQIMAASAFTIAPLLILFLFTQKTIMQSVNITAGVNKN
- a CDS encoding ABC transporter substrate-binding protein, with amino-acid sequence MKLGQASMKWRNKLKLRWRGGMSLVLAASFALITACGSSADSGTGKGSDAAAANGADSASSSPVEIEFWYGLGGNLGDNMKKTIDAFNASQSDVVVKGIVQADYTETEQKLQAAIASKKVPAAVLSSNIDWARKGYYAPLDELIAADQSFNKEDYVQTFLEQGKVDGKQYFLPMYGTTQIMYYRMDALKKNNIDPATLTTWEALAEAAAKMSKQENGKTTFYGWEPMWGSDNMIDAVLGKGGKILSDDGKTVTIDSPEWVETWELFRKWINEDKTMGIHFGGQGWEYWYKTIDDVMKNKAAGYTGSSGDQGDLDFSIVAAMEQPGWEGVGQGKPVASAIMAGIPAEASPEQQQAAYKWLTYFSETANTAAWSMNTGYIAVRQSAQEDPAFKTFSEENPQIKVPLQQASHASAPFQDPTGGKINAALKDAADQVQINNIPAAQALKEAKEKAQKELDRVK